The sequence TAAGGTAATGTATTTATACGGTTTAATTCATGCTCTATTTATGTGCATGGTTTTCAATGCATAATTACATTGAGAAAACGATTACATGATCTGCATTTACATTAGTTTCATTGATTATATTACCAGTAGAAGTCAAATTTTTTTGCAGTGTACCTATAGAGATACACTCCCCACAACTAACTATTGGTTTTGTGGTCTGGTGCCACTTAGTTCGACGAGTAATTTCTGAGAGGTAATCCGTGGCCCAGCGGCGCCAATATCTATTGGCCAGGATTACGACGTACTCCAATTCTGGGCCAAGGCGTTCCCAGTATCGTCGCACACACTGAGCGGTTTGCAGCCATCGGAAGATCCCAGCAGAAAATGATTTGGTGTTAGAGCGGGGGCGGAGTAATCGTCAATTGGCACATGCGCTAGCGGACGGGAATTTACAGTGTTTCTGTTACAAGATTTCGTAGGACTTCATCTGACAGTTTTTTCATTGAACACATGGCTAACAAGTTGGTCTTTACTGTACGTATAAGTCGTTCCCAACTACCACCCATGTTAGGGGACATTGGGGGATTGAATATCCATTCGAGCTCTGCACTGACCGAGCGTCTTATCTACTGCTTTTAATTCGCGATTTGTGCCGATAAAGTTCGTCCCGCAATCGTCCCGCAACAAAATTTTCGCCGTGTGCCCTTACGTGCAATAAAGTTGCGAAGTGCCATGATGCAAGAGCTTGTAGTTAGTAAGATTACAACTTAGATATGTACTACGCGTATTGTCAAACAGGTCACCAGCATTCCCCAGCGCTTCTTTACTCGTCGACCTACTACAGTTTCAATTGGACCAGAGTAATCCACGCATACATATGTAAATGGACGTGTGAATGCGGCTAGAAGAGCCGGTGGGAGGTCGGCCATGATCGGAGGCTGTGGAATAGCCGGGTCGTTCTTGCAGCGCTGGCATGATTTCCGCCAATTGATTGCCAAAGGCCTAAACTGCACATCTGAAAGTGTTAGGGTGATGCCATCAAACAAGAATCACCACAAGTCTGTcgtggaattccttcaggtcaACAAGTATGAGTATGTACTACACTCATGAGCTCCCCGGCATGAAGCCGCATAAGACTTTGCTGCGTGAACTCCACGATATGGATGAGCAAAAGCTCATTGCCAAGCTGGGGGCTGCGGACTCAAGCCTGTCGCCATCCACAAATCCTCGAGCACGGCTCCATCGtttggaaggacctgaagctcaTCGGCGCGCAATAAATTACATGGTCGTCGACTGGGAGCGATCCCTGTCCGTGCACCGCGACGTGACACAGTGCACCAACTGTTTCAATTCAACTTTGGGCATGGCACCAGGAATTGCCACAAGAccgcgcgctgcaacaagtgagGCGAATCTCATCCAACGGATAGATACGACAAGATAGAAGTGGCCGATCCGAAGTGCTTCAACTGTGGCAAAAACATCACGCCACCACAAAGGCAAGTCCAAACAGGCGAGGTTCCTGGAAACAAGAAAGAAGGCGTCCACTCGGACCCTCCCGAAAAAGAACAGTGTTCCTATACTCAACGAAGTGAATTATCCGGCCATCGCAGCTCCCCTGCGAACGATTTCAATCCTTCCACCGTTTCAACAGTACAAGCGACTGTCAGCCGCCGCTGCGTCGGTTCAAGCTCCAGTACCACCAGCGAAGGgtccccgctccctcctcctgggttccatcGGCAACCGGAGAACAaaaaagttccaccggaagaatctgctccgctctacaccccggagcaactgatgctgATATTCTCGCAGCCCTCAACTCGGGTGCGCAGTAGCAAAACCCGATTCAAGCAGgtctttactttactttactctTGGCATGTTTATCATCGAAAATGGCTACTAGGGTAGGCCCGGTCAACTTGAACGTTtactcgctcaagagcaaaaccactgagctgaaggattttcaTGTCGAGAAGGATATAGACGAGGCGTTCATCGCCGAagcgcacctaaaaccggactGTTGCATCGTGCAACTCAACCGGCCAACCAGGAGAGGTTGTGTAGCCAACGTCCTTCGTTACAGCATTTACTGTCAATTGTTGCCAAGTTTTCTGCTGAGCTGAGTGTCATCAAGACCATCGGTGTCAAAGTTACCATATCGATCGGCACAATAACTCTCACGTATTGCTCAATTCTAGAAAAAGCCGGCGATGGTGCATCGGACCCCTTTCGGATGGACATCCTCAAGCTAATGCGGGGGCAAGTTCAGTACAACATTGCCGGCGATCTGAATGCCAAGCATCAAGCCTGGGGAAACATACGCGGTAATCGAAACGGTAATCTGAAGCAACGATATGGAGGAAGGTCACTACACTATCCTTAGTCcagattcccccactcggctaaGTTGGTCCGGCGTCCATTCAACAATAGACTCGTATACATATACACAATCGACTCGTATACAAAAAGCGATCACATCTCGCAGCCGATCGTCTACCACGAGCTCAGCCCAGATTACTACCTGttggtggcggaagtgggctTCTCGGTAGATCGTCGTCGGCAGTGCCGGCGAAATTAGCATCGGGTCGATTGGGGCCGGTTCCAAAGACGCGTGACCGGCTACCAGCGACATCCAGTCACACATGAAGAGGCGCTTTCCATGGCCCATTAACAACATGCGCCTACGACTCGACAGGCAAGCATTTCCCTAACCATtaatacactcaccaaagatttgatcagCCCACGAAGTATCACGCGAAGGCAGAATCAGCGTACTGGAGCCTACCTTTAAGACACGTTGCAATCgcttgacaaaaaaaatcaggcCAGAATAGCGAATCTCAGAAATAGTTATTTCTCCAcgctctcccagactgtgctaagccATTCTGGAAAataaccaaaattctaaaatccaagcatCTGCCCATTCTGATTAGACAACAATCGCCTGATTATTCATGCAGCGAAGGTCACCGAAAttggtcgtcacttcgtcagctcgcaCAATCTTGGATAGAACATcttcagtccacacgaagcagccgtcaacgagcatgctaacaacatccatttgactCCCAGCGACCTTTTGGAGTTGGAGGTGGCGAGTTGATGGCCTATATAAAATTTTCGAATAACATCAAAGCTCCAGGTTTTCACTCCGGCTCCgtcttagctacttcccatcgtccatCATCGAAGTCAGCGGAAGACATTCCTATTCGGAAGCCTGAGGAGTTTCCTTCCTCTCCAAAAAGTTATcgtcagccttctctcaggattatctaAGCTATCTATCATCCTCCTCAttatcgaatacggcatgccggtctgggtaAGCTGCGCCAAAGCTCATCATCTGAATCTCCAACGAGTTCAAAACAagttcctgatgatgatcctcaacactccGCCAAGGACACGAACTTCTGAGGTCTGTCGCCTGGCCGGTACGTGACCACCGATACCACACGGCGAAGAAGAATAAGCAAATTTCGAGGGTCGGCAAACGTTCGATTTCATGCTGGCAGAAGCTGCGAAGTGCCTGAAAACGAAGGAAGCCTTGGTCCAGATAGAACACCAATCGTTGCTTTGAAATTTGCGATTTTAGCATATCAGAACGGTGCTCCAGAAGTGCTTGGACGAGGGTAACTTTCCAGACATGTGGATGACCCAGAAGCTGGTACTGCTGGCAAACATAGGAAAGCCGCTGGGAAATTCGGCCTATATGCCTGATTAGACACAGATGGGAAActcctggagaggatcatcTTCAAAAGGCTGACGAAATGTACAACGGGGGAACGCGGATTGTCGAAGATGCAGTTTTGATTCCGTAAAGGAGTAACGACGGTGTATGCAATTTGAACAGTTCTCAAGAGAGCTGAGAAGACGTCCAAACAGAAGAGGCAGTAATCACGatagacgtgaagaacgcattcaacaacGCATCAACTTTGAAACCATCGCGGCAGCGCTGCCGCTGTGAGAAGTCGGCGAGCATTGCCAGAAGGAGCAATAAGCGTTTGCTAGCTAGTGTCTCGTTATTGATGCTGCGGTATGGGGTTCCTGCTTGGGAAAAGCTGAAACATGTGTTCCGGCTGATGACTATCTGAGTCGCAAGCGTGTAGTCGCCAGGCCGTATGGGGAGGCTACCCATCTCCATCACCCTGAAAGAAAACATTGCATGATATTGGCGAAGAGACACGAAGGTGGTGAAAATCCGTACGCGTGATGGCAACATGAGTGGGACAGTACGGAGAAAGGGAGAAGGACCCACCGGCTTATCCCAAACCTGTCACGGTTTGGATGAACGGAAAGCATGGTAAAATAAACTATCACATGATGCAGTTCCTGTCGGGCCACGGTTCGGGCACGCTATTTCACTGTAGTGTATGGTCGGAGTGTGGGAACGTCGAGGAGACGCCGGAGCACGTGGGCTTCATATGCCCAAGGTTTGTATGCCCAAGGTTGTTTGGCAAATACTCGGTTTGAGCTTGGAGAACATCTCTGAAAAATAAGTCATGGAATGCTCTCACTCATACTATCCGAATTGCATAGAAGTTGGTGTAAAGATCAACAAGAATCGGTATCGAAAGAAACATTTTCACTGGGGATTGAAATTGAATcttaaatattgttttcaaataaagttGTTTCAgatatacagggtgttcaataagttcgaatacactttcaaaaaatgtttaaaaattgagattaaattattcctttttccggttgcatttcattggaagtattgtttataagaaacctttgtaacatttcttatggaatgacctctattttgtacttcttcacgagtTTCAAACGTTTAtaaaacccatcgcaagcggcacgcacggtctgcatgaGCAATACGTttcagattttgagaattacgtcttgaactggtccaagttactgaccttgtattcgtacagctttaacataataaaggaccaaacaaaaaagctaagagggttcaaatccgggaagctgggtGGTCGCAATCTTTTGTCCaaaaattcgatgaaattatctccatattaggctaaaatcgcaatattcgtgtataaagggttatcgtcctattgaaatacgtagggctcatctccgccttatcaccgggccactgggggcatcaatcgtccacaaaacctcagttttgaagtacgccgcaatgattttgaactttaaaaaCGGctattctcgggtactttttcaaaacggcgtatgtcgcaaattgtaaacaaacccgttttcaacagcatatggcatcaaattcatctaaaaatgtgtatatcttcaaagctacatgaaaatgtgtttttaaagatgtaaatcaatttaaaaaaaaacggtgtaacatcattgttgaaaatattgcacatacaccgcttagcagaaaatgtactttaaaaagttttttcgaacaacttaatagtttaaaacgtgcgtctgcttgtactttttcatcactgatttcaaaattgagcatgttgcttgaatattctgattttcgttgagaaaaacattttacgttgtttttctgcagcaaatgttgttacgtcgtgttgtaagtgttgcatttttttgtcgcatgtgcgtgaaacgtttcaacttgacgcaacatttcgacgtaacaacaatgcagcgtacggagcagcgtaacatttcgacgaaagtagcatgacctcggtcatgctgacgtatcaaaacgacgtatgtgatttatctgttgcagaacgttgtaacatatatttttatcaaaataactgaaatgctcacacgcagtgcagatttcagagtcagtgacgatgaaccttttcataatgtatcgttgaggtgtattcaattgcaatgatttgtttctaaataggaataaaaatgaaatctgaaaacttccaagctcattttctcagcttgatcaaaatgttacatacgccgatttgaaatAGTTCCCGAGTATTTAtgatgccccaatccattttcaacgcgcgtaataaacaaacaagtgacagaatgtcgacaccacacacatccgatagcttatatataccgctaacgctgacaccaatactaatacagaatatgtacattgggcttacaaacacaatgatcaaacatttgtattcgaacttattgaacaccctgtatgtAGATATGACTTCTGAACATGTCGttcggggatgacaagctacgccatctttgtcacatcttttctgaatcaccaatacgagtgcactgcgaatgcaacataaacaattgcgagggtgaaaatgatataaaacgaacaaatgCATAAACAGTACCTTGTGCAACTAGCATTCCAAATAATTGTATTTGTTCAACAtagttgaacattcttaagtttgaagcatggaatcgagttgatttgaaaattgttttaattgataattcgttatttttttttctattttcttatgattgtatcatgttgcattattgagtggtatggacgttttgcatcatattctcctgtaaaaacgtaaacattcaaaattcactcacatactattgcaaaataaatcagtattggggtaatttgacactgggggataaatttatcccccaaaaaagaacgaacaagcaaacctgtcaaaatcaaaagtaaaaaaattggatgtcgctcCTCTGTGTCGTTCAGATTCCACCAAGTGAACCTATCAGTCTCTCTCTAGAAGCTAAAATTCAAGTTGATTTCAGGAGATTTACTCAATCCAAGTCGAGGAACAACTGTTTAAGATAAAAAAATCAGTAATTAAAATATTATGCTTTAGAGCAAAAAAGTCCAAATCTTGTATTTCAGAACGTTTTCTGCATCTACTATATCCACATTATTTGCAATTATTTTCAAACCAACTTCCTATATTGTATTTGAGTATCTATCAGAAATAACAAAATCGTAAGTCCTCTCCTATAACCCCACGTGGACTCGTCTATTGGTTTGCATAAGAACTTTTGAACAATTTGCATAGCAAGCGGTACTATTTATAAACGAATTCATAAACTCCTCACATGCAGTATCATTATATTGTCCAGTGCTAGCAGACATGTGCTATTTTTATACCACCAATCTACAATACAGAGCACCCATTCCCTAAATGCCCGGCTATCCTAACTGGAGTGTCTCGAGCGTTCCGGATCATTGGCACTATTTTTAAAACTAGGGAGACACCTCCCTACCTATTATCTTTATTATTTGTAATTCACTACCAATAATTAACATTGACTACTAGAAACATCTAAGAAAAGGATACTATAGTAAAGAATATTGTAAAATTTAAACACAAATAGGATTAAGATAGAAATATATACGCTGACCCTATAGTCGTCAGTCGCAGAGTGCCACCCGGGTGATCCATTTCAATTGACGCTTTACTGCGAGCAGTCAACCCCATTTGGCGTCCTCGTCTCTCAGTCAACCGGATAGATTAGCGTCGATTTATTTTACGACCGTCGGTCATCCGTGCCTGCGCTCCGACCGTAATCCAATGATAGTCGGGACGTTGTTTACACCGGCGCAGCATCATCAATGTTTTGCATTATTAGTTGCGGTCTCATCGTCCCCATGGCTACAGCAGATATCAGTCAACGTGTACCCTCCGGTGCTCCACATTATCAGTGAAACACCGGGCGTCGGTCGTTATCATGCGGCAGCTACGGCGCTCGTTTCCCACAGATGCCTTTAGTACAGAGTGATCGTTCTTGAGAGATGCAAGTGCGGTTAAAAACAGATTTGAACGCGTGGCTTAGCAAGAAATAATGAACTTCCTTGGATGGGTTGCTGCGATTTTGGTTGCGACGGCGAGCACGTGTTACGGCACTGGCCAGCTGCGGTTTCCGTACGGTGACACGAACTTCAGCCTCAGCGTCTACAAGGTACTTCGTTCGGGTGCTCGatgaatcattcgacgatttgatactgatttgtttgtttatatTTTCAAGGCCGCCTTTAATCCAGAGCGCAACATCATTGTCGCGCCGTTTGTGTTGCGCAACAGCGTTGCGATGTTGTACTCGATTGCAACCGATACCGCACAGGAACGGCTACGCGAAGTTTTTGGTCTACCAGCCAATTTTACTGAATTTCTAACGAACCAAAAGGAGCTTCATTACATGCTGGGAGGAGGAGGCGATGGCTTCCGCATGAGGAACAGGATCATACTGAACGGGCTTCGTAAAGTGGATGATCACATGAGAGACGTAATGAAGGAAGATTTAGACACGACGCTGGTGTACTTCGATTTTTCACAGCGAGAAGGAGTTGTACGAAGAGTGAAtcatttcattaatttcaaCACCAATCGAGTAGTCAATAGTATAATTAACCTAGACGATGTTCCAAAGCACTTACAGGTGGTTCAGTTGTGCTCGGCTTCATTCAAGCCTCCTTTTGCGAGTGCTTTTGACGCCAAGGATACAATGCCACGTGATTTCAGGAGTGGAATGATCGAGAAGCTCTATACGACGATGACGATGTTCAAAAGAGGAGAGTTTCGATTTTCGCGTATACCAGAACTAGAAATCGAAGTACTAGAGCTACCGTTTGTTAAATCAAGCGACGCCGTTATGTGGATCATGCTGCCCGACCGAGAAGCATCGTTGGAGGCGATCATGAAAGCTCTAGAACCGGGGCACTTTGATGCTATCCAGGCACATTTTCAAATGAAACGAGCGGAAATTACAGTGCCACTGTTTCACATCGAATCGGAGTTCAACGCAACGGAATTCCTAAGGCAATCCATGGGATTGGAAGTGTTGTTCAAACAACGAGATCTACGAATCTTCGAAGATGTCGATTCTTCGTTGGATAGTGTTATGCATAAGGCTGGTATGCGATTCTACGAGAGAACTGCTGACGCTGGAGGTGCCACCGCCGTCAGAGGTTTCAACAAGCGAAGTGCCAAACCAGTTGCCTCGTATCAGTTTATTGTGGCACGATCGTATCTTTTTGTGATAGTAAAGAagacaaataaacaaattcttttcaTGGGGCACCTCTACAAACCTGATGATCTGATGGAAGTGTGAGTAGGATGCGATAAACCCAAAGTGGAAACCAATTAGAGTGCATTTTATCCCGAAATTCCAAAACATGGCTCAACACCCTGCGGCCAAAGTTCCAGCGAATGTGTACTTCGATTCCATTTACTGAGATTGTCCGGTCGCTTCAGTGGGGAATATTTTCAAACTGGTTTGCTTGCTGCCGCAGTCGCAGAACGAGAAGCTTTTGCCCGGGCTCGGCCAGGAAAAAGTCCAAGATCATGAAGATCGACCACAAAAGACGAAGAGACAGCGAAAGAATAGCAACAAAAGCGCTCAACTTCTCTCTGGAATGCAGTCCGGCGCCATCGAGTCTGTAGGACACCTGCACAGCACAAATTCGATGGCGGCTATCGGACACATTCAATTGTGGGGCTCTCGATCTCGACGGTAACTTCTTGCTCCAATGCTCGTTTGCGTATTGGCTGGTAATATTTCTCTGTCTTGTTCCTACTTCGCCCCATATAAGGAAGAGCGATCTCGGAACGCGGCTGCTGGGAGCGCACTGAAAATGCTTTATTTTTATGTGCGTTCTTCACCCGCCTATCCTAGTGGCAGCTCTCTACGTTCATTATTTCCGAGGAGAGTCGCAGATGGACAGTGGGATTTTATGGAGAAAATAATTATGATTTCttgatatgaaaattattttaagcttttcgTGGAATGTActcacttgccataagacgagtttgttcttcttcttcttcttcttattggcattacaacccccactaggacattgccgcctagcagcttagtgttcattaacacccaaaaggccaagctcTTCCAGAAGGCAAATCGCTTTAACCGATCAATGTGAAATTTTGGGACAAGGTCCAgtttttattctagttttgaTTCCACTCGGAGTAGTGTCCAGATGTGGTGTCCATatggttccagaattattccagattccgttggggtaccCCAGATATGGCATTTGGGGTATTTCGAtgaaacctttttttttataaGGAACTCTTTTCAAACTTTTGCCAAAAACAAAGCTATACTATATACGGTTCTATTAgggatttttcacattttttgaaGTGCTTATAAGCGTCTCCAGGATGTCCCACAATGTCCCGTAAAAGGATGTcccactagggtggttcaaaaaattgattttgctccacagtgctcatctgattcttcaccatgttctgagtgtcctctgaaaatttgagctcatatGGATTAAAACTTATTTAGCACAAGccatttcaagtttgcatgcaaattagtatgggaaaatttattttttcattatactgttaatgaagCGTAGGTTAAAAGAAAAGCTATATAGCTAAacggaatactcaacagctttcactcagtgaaaaccgcatctcaattaatcgttccaaagattagtaatcgaatttaatctataccgtggttttctggagctaattgcataactcatcaacaggcaacattgctgctcgtggcgcgaaagatagcacacacaaattcaggctactatgttgcactgcacatttcagtgatgccctcaaagaagtttaacgttcatgactaaagattcgcaacctgtcttaaaatcgattactaattattgcgacgattaatcaacatgcgattttcgttggttgaaagctgttgagtattgcttttagctatgtaggttttcttatAACCTGCGCTTTTTGAGAAAATGCcacgaaaaaataaatttccccataccaacttgcatgcaaacttgaaacggcttgtgctaaatcaatttttattcaaatgagcccaaattttcagaggacactcagaatatggtaaagaatcagatgagcactgtggagcaaaatcgattttttgaaccaccctaatgtccCACAATGCAAAGCCGTAAAAgaagacattttagtttttagcCAAAAACATGTCATGTGACATCTCTTTCTTCATGATTTCTAACAAATAATCTTCTGGTACGTGTGAAAAGTCTGTAAGACCTCATTGGCTATCTCTAGAACCTCATGGAGTGCCCCGGGGAGACCTGCAGGAATGGACATTTTCTTTTGTTGACCCAAACATGTCATGATTTCTCATAAATAATCTTCTGGTGATTCCATAAATGACGATTGACCTCACCGACCACACCGACCTCACTTCCAGAATATTAAATGGTAC comes from Armigeres subalbatus isolate Guangzhou_Male chromosome 2, GZ_Asu_2, whole genome shotgun sequence and encodes:
- the LOC134214038 gene encoding serpin B3-like, producing MNFLGWVAAILVATASTCYGTGQLRFPYGDTNFSLSVYKAAFNPERNIIVAPFVLRNSVAMLYSIATDTAQERLREVFGLPANFTEFLTNQKELHYMLGGGGDGFRMRNRIILNGLRKVDDHMRDVMKEDLDTTLVYFDFSQREGVVRRVNHFINFNTNRVVNSIINLDDVPKHLQVVQLCSASFKPPFASAFDAKDTMPRDFRSGMIEKLYTTMTMFKRGEFRFSRIPELEIEVLELPFVKSSDAVMWIMLPDREASLEAIMKALEPGHFDAIQAHFQMKRAEITVPLFHIESEFNATEFLRQSMGLEVLFKQRDLRIFEDVDSSLDSVMHKAGMRFYERTADAGGATAVRGFNKRSAKPVASYQFIVARSYLFVIVKKTNKQILFMGHLYKPDDLMEV